In Rubrobacter naiadicus, a single genomic region encodes these proteins:
- the ppsA gene encoding phosphoenolpyruvate synthase, which translates to MRWVRRFSEIGLEDVPLVGEKNASLGEMVRGLGNLGIRVPEGFAITAGAYRRFLRENDLEGPVREALSGLRCEDVEDLVRRSRRIQDAILGGIFPDDVEVEVLRCYRELSAACGEEHADVAVRSSATAKDVSTASFAGQQESFLNVRGEVQLLEAIKRCFASLFTPRAIGYREDMGFGHFGVGLSVGVQKMVRADLASSGVIFTLDPESGFPDVIYVASTWGLGENVVRGRVVPDGFYVHKPTLREGYAPLVRRRLGTKESRLTYDESGHRTVENVPTSVEERKTFSLPDAEVLQLARWAVLIEGHYGAKHGRRTFLAIEWAKDGLTGDLFMIQVRPETVHGAREAPKVKLYSVREKGEVLAEGLAVGNAVVSGEARVLQDPGEIASFRPGEVLVTGMTDPDWEPIMKTAAAVVTDRGGRASHAAIVARELGIPAVVGAQGATRKVPGGEPVTVSCAEGETGRVYRGALRYEETEVDPASIGRPETRIMLEVGDPERAFGLARLPNDGVGLARMESVLASWVGVHPLALTRFDSLPPRVKLEVSRRTQGCEDRREFFVDRLSQGIGTLAAAFWPKPVILRFSDFKTNEYAGLLGGELFEPREENPMLGWRGASRYYHPDYREGFMLEVAAVRRVRELFGLKNLKVMVPFCRTPEEGERVLRVMEEGGLRRGDDGLEVYVMAEIPSNFVLAREFALLFDGFCIGSSDLTRLVLGVDGGSERISSLFDERDEAVMKMCAMLIEEAHRAGRKVGICGPAPSYYPELAAYLVERGIDSISLSPDAVVPTVLRVLDVERSARKGAG; encoded by the coding sequence CTGCGCTGGGTGCGCCGGTTCTCGGAGATAGGTCTTGAGGACGTGCCGCTGGTCGGGGAGAAGAACGCCTCTCTGGGAGAGATGGTGCGCGGGCTCGGGAACCTGGGGATCCGGGTGCCGGAAGGGTTCGCGATCACGGCCGGGGCTTACCGACGTTTTCTGCGGGAGAACGATCTGGAAGGGCCCGTACGCGAGGCGCTCTCCGGGTTGAGGTGCGAGGACGTGGAGGATCTCGTCCGCCGCAGCCGCAGGATACAGGATGCGATCCTCGGCGGCATCTTCCCGGACGACGTGGAGGTCGAGGTCCTGCGTTGCTACCGCGAGCTCTCGGCCGCCTGCGGCGAGGAGCACGCCGACGTCGCGGTGCGCTCCTCGGCCACCGCGAAGGACGTCTCCACCGCCAGCTTCGCCGGCCAGCAGGAAAGCTTCCTGAACGTGCGCGGCGAGGTACAGCTTCTGGAGGCGATCAAACGGTGCTTCGCGAGCCTGTTCACCCCCCGGGCCATCGGCTACCGGGAGGACATGGGCTTCGGCCACTTCGGCGTGGGCCTCTCGGTCGGGGTACAGAAGATGGTCCGCGCCGATCTGGCCTCCTCCGGCGTGATCTTCACCCTCGATCCTGAGTCCGGATTCCCCGATGTGATCTACGTCGCCTCGACCTGGGGGCTGGGGGAGAACGTGGTGCGGGGCCGGGTCGTCCCCGACGGGTTCTACGTGCACAAGCCGACCCTGAGAGAGGGCTACGCGCCGCTCGTGCGCCGGCGGCTCGGGACGAAGGAGTCCCGCCTTACCTACGACGAGAGCGGCCACCGGACGGTGGAGAACGTGCCCACCTCCGTAGAAGAGAGAAAAACCTTCTCCCTCCCCGACGCGGAGGTGCTGCAGCTCGCCCGATGGGCGGTCCTGATCGAGGGCCACTACGGCGCGAAGCACGGCAGGCGCACCTTCCTGGCCATCGAGTGGGCCAAAGACGGCCTCACCGGAGACCTCTTCATGATCCAGGTGCGGCCGGAGACGGTGCACGGTGCCCGCGAGGCTCCGAAGGTGAAGCTCTACTCCGTCAGGGAGAAGGGGGAAGTGCTGGCCGAGGGGCTCGCGGTCGGGAATGCCGTGGTCTCCGGCGAGGCGCGGGTGCTCCAGGACCCGGGTGAGATCGCGAGCTTCCGCCCCGGCGAGGTCCTCGTGACCGGGATGACCGACCCGGACTGGGAGCCGATCATGAAGACCGCCGCGGCCGTAGTAACCGACCGGGGCGGCCGCGCCTCGCACGCGGCGATCGTCGCCCGTGAGCTCGGCATCCCCGCCGTGGTCGGGGCGCAGGGCGCCACCCGGAAGGTGCCCGGCGGCGAGCCCGTCACCGTCTCGTGCGCGGAAGGCGAGACGGGCAGGGTCTACCGGGGAGCCCTGCGCTACGAGGAGACGGAGGTGGACCCTGCCTCCATCGGACGCCCCGAGACCAGGATCATGCTGGAGGTCGGCGACCCCGAGCGGGCCTTCGGGCTCGCGAGGCTTCCGAACGACGGCGTCGGGCTGGCGCGGATGGAGTCCGTGCTCGCCTCCTGGGTCGGTGTACACCCGCTGGCCCTCACCCGCTTCGATTCGCTGCCGCCGAGGGTGAAGCTGGAGGTCTCCCGCCGCACCCAGGGCTGCGAGGACAGGCGGGAGTTCTTCGTGGACAGGCTCTCGCAGGGCATAGGGACGCTCGCCGCGGCGTTCTGGCCGAAGCCCGTGATCCTGCGCTTCTCCGACTTCAAGACCAACGAGTACGCCGGCCTCCTCGGCGGCGAACTCTTCGAGCCGCGAGAGGAGAACCCCATGCTCGGCTGGCGCGGGGCGAGCCGCTACTACCACCCGGACTACCGGGAGGGCTTCATGCTCGAGGTCGCGGCCGTCCGGCGCGTGAGGGAGCTCTTCGGCCTCAAGAACCTCAAGGTCATGGTTCCCTTCTGCCGCACTCCCGAAGAGGGCGAGCGGGTGCTGAGGGTAATGGAAGAAGGGGGGCTGAGGCGCGGGGACGACGGCCTGGAGGTCTACGTGATGGCCGAGATCCCCTCCAACTTCGTCCTGGCCCGGGAGTTCGCCCTTCTTTTCGACGGTTTCTGCATCGGCTCCAGCGATCTCACCCGGCTCGTTCTCGGGGTGGATGGGGGTTCCGAGCGGATCTCTTCGCTCTTCGACGAGCGCGACGAGGCGGTCATGAAGATGTGCGCGATGCTCATAGAGGAGGCTCACCGGGCGGGCAGGAAGGTCGGCATCTGCGGGCCGGCCCCCTCGTACTACCCGGAGCTCGCGGCCTACCTGGTCGAGAGGGGTATAGATTCGATCAGCCTGAGCCCCGACGCGGTGGTCCCGACGGTGCTCCGGGTGCTCGATGTGGAGCGGTCCGCGAGGAAGGGCGCGGGATGA
- a CDS encoding alkaline phosphatase family protein gives MREKKPLLTFTLLTLLAALALGACSSASGPSQAHSRAPSTSLLARQKICGTRSSPPRTYRHVIWIWLENRSYDQVVGSGSAPYMNRVLIPDCGLATDYHNVTHPSLPNYIAATSGLGYSSLKRFSSDCEPRGSCTTSAPSIFSQVRSWKAYEESMPTNCAKSNSGEYAAKHNPPPYYTSLTGCASRDVPYARLGHDLRTNTLPAFSFITPNLCHDAHSCPLSAADSWLRTQIPKIVRSRAYRSGETVVFITFDEGAEGFGSSDRCASNAGDPGCRVATIVISPYTRPGTRSREPFNHYSLLRTTEQLLGEHRFLGEAAHARSMRGAFGL, from the coding sequence GTGAGAGAGAAGAAACCCCTGCTGACCTTCACCCTGCTGACGCTCCTGGCGGCCCTCGCCCTGGGGGCATGCTCTTCGGCCTCCGGCCCATCGCAGGCACACTCGCGGGCACCGTCCACCTCCCTCCTCGCGCGGCAGAAGATCTGCGGTACGCGCTCGTCCCCGCCCCGGACCTACCGGCACGTTATATGGATCTGGCTGGAGAACAGAAGCTACGATCAGGTGGTGGGGAGCGGGTCCGCACCTTACATGAACCGTGTCCTGATCCCCGACTGCGGCCTGGCTACCGACTACCACAACGTAACCCATCCCAGCCTGCCGAACTACATCGCGGCCACCTCGGGGCTGGGATACTCCTCGCTCAAGCGGTTCTCTTCCGACTGCGAGCCGCGCGGTTCCTGTACGACGAGCGCCCCCTCCATCTTCTCCCAGGTACGCTCGTGGAAGGCCTACGAGGAGTCCATGCCCACGAACTGCGCGAAGAGCAACTCCGGCGAGTACGCCGCCAAGCACAACCCTCCCCCCTACTACACCAGCCTCACCGGCTGCGCCTCGAGGGACGTTCCCTACGCCAGACTCGGGCACGACCTCAGGACGAACACCCTGCCAGCCTTCTCCTTCATCACACCCAACCTGTGCCACGATGCCCACAGCTGCCCCCTCTCCGCGGCCGATTCGTGGCTGCGCACTCAGATCCCGAAGATCGTACGTAGCAGGGCCTACAGGAGCGGAGAGACGGTTGTTTTCATCACCTTCGACGAGGGAGCCGAAGGGTTCGGCTCCAGCGACCGGTGCGCCTCGAACGCTGGCGACCCGGGCTGCCGGGTGGCGACCATCGTGATCAGCCCGTACACCCGGCCCGGGACGCGTTCGAGGGAGCCGTTCAACCATTACTCGCTCCTGCGCACCACCGAGCAGTTGCTCGGCGAACACCGCTTCCTGGGAGAGGCCGCCCACGCCAGGAGCATGCGCGGCGCGTTCGGTCTGTGA
- a CDS encoding ferric reductase-like transmembrane domain-containing protein, whose product MTFAILSGLSLVMAITSAVSALSNLKGESQVQGWTTAGAGTLALVFALLGRSTRTLDLATVLGVLLFGGIAGAGWAPKGKRHLLAAGAAALSLGVVPRLLATLSAPTGTPSFTGLSLPWAVARAAGFVAFACATGAVLLGTRRSARLPVGGLPARLHSMHRALGAAALVALSVHLFALWTDSFVSFSWAQLLLVPWTSSYRPLAVTLGFLAMVAMVLTASSGLLRRHLSGWRTVHLLAWATFALGLVHGILAGSDTGSLPAIGFYLAALVAVGITWLRRFGERPAGREDPSPKDAPPGRLPGHTRTVSIREIPERSRKGGRHR is encoded by the coding sequence GTGACGTTCGCCATACTCTCCGGGCTCTCGCTGGTGATGGCGATCACGTCCGCCGTGAGCGCGCTGTCGAACCTCAAGGGCGAGTCCCAGGTGCAGGGCTGGACGACCGCCGGGGCCGGGACGCTGGCGCTCGTCTTCGCGCTGCTCGGACGCTCCACCCGGACCCTGGACCTCGCCACGGTCCTCGGCGTGCTCCTCTTCGGCGGCATCGCGGGCGCCGGGTGGGCCCCGAAGGGCAAGCGACACCTCCTCGCCGCGGGGGCGGCCGCCCTCTCGCTGGGTGTCGTCCCGCGCCTGCTCGCCACCCTCTCCGCACCCACGGGCACACCCTCCTTCACCGGCCTCAGCCTGCCGTGGGCGGTGGCGCGGGCCGCGGGCTTCGTCGCCTTCGCGTGCGCCACCGGAGCCGTGCTCCTGGGTACCAGGCGCTCCGCCAGGCTCCCGGTCGGGGGCCTCCCCGCCCGGCTGCATTCGATGCACCGGGCTCTCGGCGCGGCGGCGCTCGTGGCGCTCTCCGTACACCTCTTCGCGCTGTGGACGGACAGCTTCGTCAGCTTCAGCTGGGCGCAGCTCCTGCTCGTTCCCTGGACCTCGAGCTACCGACCTCTCGCCGTAACGCTCGGGTTTCTGGCGATGGTCGCCATGGTCCTCACCGCCTCGAGCGGCCTCCTGAGGAGGCACCTTTCCGGCTGGAGGACGGTACATCTCCTCGCCTGGGCGACGTTCGCGCTGGGGCTCGTACACGGCATCCTCGCCGGGAGCGACACCGGTTCGCTCCCGGCTATCGGCTTCTACCTGGCCGCGCTGGTTGCGGTCGGCATCACCTGGCTGAGGCGGTTCGGGGAGAGACCGGCCGGGAGGGAAGACCCCTCGCCGAAAGACGCTCCCCCGGGGAGGTTGCCCGGCCACACCCGGACGGTTAGTATCCGGGAGATCCCGGAGAGGAGCAGGAAGGGCGGACGACACCGGTGA
- a CDS encoding universal stress protein: protein MSMFPTKILAAVDGSESARRAATVAARLAKATGRELHVATVGFVPAMYPYRDLGAAEWNEQARREAGELLREEVEKLRNQGLADEAETHIRLGAEIHEIVDLAEEIGAGLIVVGSRGLGPLKRVLIGSVSLGVVRHAHCPVLVVRPGAREERVFSGGEILAAVDGSEAAAAASRVAAEVAGATGSKLHVACALPLDPQLPYTHPLVGERFEWSLEREKDEVRKFVEERAKELAEAEGVEAEAHLLLGRPDHEIVGFAEEIGADLIVVGSRGLKGLRRALVGSVSDSVVRHAHCSVLVVR from the coding sequence ATGAGCATGTTCCCGACGAAGATACTGGCCGCGGTGGACGGGTCGGAGAGCGCGAGGCGAGCCGCGACCGTCGCCGCCAGGCTGGCGAAGGCTACCGGCAGAGAGCTGCACGTCGCCACCGTGGGCTTCGTGCCCGCCATGTACCCCTATCGGGACCTGGGGGCCGCTGAATGGAACGAACAGGCCCGTCGGGAGGCCGGCGAGCTCTTGCGGGAAGAGGTGGAGAAACTCCGAAATCAGGGGCTCGCCGACGAAGCCGAGACCCACATAAGGCTGGGGGCCGAGATCCACGAGATCGTGGATCTGGCCGAGGAGATCGGAGCCGGGCTCATCGTCGTCGGCAGCCGCGGCCTCGGACCGCTCAAGCGGGTGCTCATAGGGAGCGTTTCGCTGGGCGTGGTGAGGCACGCACACTGCCCGGTGCTGGTCGTCCGTCCCGGGGCACGGGAGGAGAGGGTGTTCTCAGGGGGTGAGATCCTGGCGGCGGTGGACGGGTCCGAGGCGGCCGCCGCGGCGAGCCGGGTGGCCGCCGAGGTGGCCGGGGCGACCGGTTCGAAGCTGCACGTGGCCTGTGCGCTGCCGCTCGATCCTCAGCTTCCTTACACCCACCCGCTCGTCGGCGAGAGGTTCGAGTGGAGCCTGGAGCGGGAGAAGGATGAGGTGCGGAAGTTCGTCGAGGAGCGGGCGAAGGAGCTGGCGGAGGCAGAGGGTGTCGAGGCGGAGGCCCATCTCCTCCTGGGCCGTCCGGACCACGAGATCGTCGGCTTCGCCGAAGAGATCGGGGCGGACCTGATCGTCGTGGGGAGTCGGGGGCTGAAGGGGCTCAGGCGGGCCCTGGTGGGGAGCGTCTCGGACTCGGTCGTGCGTCATGCCCACTGCTCCGTGCTCGTCGTGCGCTGA
- a CDS encoding cytochrome b N-terminal domain-containing protein: protein MNWTRRTRQVLGERLPAEELLPDRLPAYVRSAVYLLGVLTLSSLVVIFFSGIVLVIGGVQWWHTSPLGHFFNSLHFWGVQLFFFCMVLHLWAQYFMGAWRDGRAWTWVSGVLAFLVSVPAAFTGYLSQTNFDAQWIGLSAKDAFNAVGLGGLFNVLDLGQMLGLHILFFPLIIVLLVAGHVLQVRMRGVVHPYPPNFSESQRAERKEDER from the coding sequence GTGAACTGGACCCGGCGCACCCGTCAGGTGCTCGGCGAGCGGCTGCCCGCGGAGGAGCTCCTGCCGGACCGGCTCCCGGCCTACGTCCGCTCGGCGGTCTACCTGCTCGGGGTGCTGACCCTCTCCTCGCTGGTCGTGATCTTCTTCTCCGGGATAGTGCTGGTGATCGGAGGGGTGCAGTGGTGGCACACGAGCCCGCTCGGGCACTTCTTCAACAGCCTGCACTTCTGGGGTGTGCAGCTCTTCTTCTTCTGCATGGTCTTGCACCTGTGGGCGCAGTACTTCATGGGCGCCTGGCGCGACGGGCGGGCGTGGACCTGGGTCTCCGGCGTGCTCGCGTTTCTGGTCTCGGTCCCCGCTGCTTTCACCGGCTACCTCAGCCAGACCAACTTCGACGCGCAGTGGATCGGGCTCTCCGCGAAGGACGCGTTCAACGCCGTGGGGCTCGGCGGCCTCTTCAACGTGCTCGACCTCGGGCAGATGCTCGGGTTGCACATCCTCTTCTTCCCGCTGATCATCGTGTTGCTCGTCGCGGGGCATGTGCTGCAGGTGCGCATGCGCGGGGTCGTGCATCCTTACCCGCCGAACTTTTCGGAGTCGCAGCGGGCGGAGCGGAAGGAGGACGAGAGATGA
- a CDS encoding response regulator transcription factor — protein MKRILVVEDEAYLASRLAQVLEEEGYAAETAAAGREALKAALSEEFDLLIVDWMLPELDGVELVRRLRAAEVATPVLLLTARDQIEDRVEGLDAGADDYLPKPFAFAELLARVRALTRRQRSQPSEPLLRVGDVVLDPARHVVWRGKERIELTAKEFALLATLMRRPGQVFTRPVLLETVWDADAKVYANVVDLYVSHLRNKLDREGEPSHIRTVRGVGYAFEER, from the coding sequence ATGAAGCGGATCCTGGTGGTAGAAGACGAAGCGTACCTCGCCTCCCGCCTCGCGCAGGTGCTCGAGGAAGAAGGGTATGCGGCCGAGACCGCCGCCGCCGGCAGAGAAGCCCTCAAGGCGGCGCTCTCGGAGGAGTTCGATCTTTTGATCGTCGACTGGATGCTCCCCGAGCTCGACGGTGTGGAGCTCGTCCGGCGCCTGAGGGCGGCGGAGGTCGCGACCCCCGTGCTCTTGCTCACCGCGCGCGACCAGATCGAGGACCGCGTCGAGGGGCTCGACGCGGGCGCCGACGACTACCTGCCCAAGCCCTTCGCCTTCGCCGAGCTTCTGGCGCGGGTGCGGGCGCTCACCCGTCGCCAGCGGAGCCAGCCCTCCGAGCCGCTGCTGCGGGTCGGGGACGTCGTGCTGGACCCGGCGCGGCACGTGGTGTGGCGGGGCAAAGAGCGCATCGAGCTCACGGCCAAGGAATTCGCGCTGCTCGCCACCCTGATGCGCCGCCCCGGGCAGGTTTTTACCCGCCCGGTGTTGCTGGAGACCGTGTGGGATGCCGACGCGAAGGTGTATGCCAACGTGGTGGATCTCTACGTCTCGCACCTCAGGAACAAGCTCGACCGGGAGGGGGAACCCTCGCACATACGCACGGTCCGCGGCGTCGGCTACGCCTTCGAAGAGCGGTAG
- a CDS encoding helix-turn-helix transcriptional regulator, with amino-acid sequence MQEALGALAFRALSGGDVVDDLLRQAARIVTRVLRVEYCEIVQLIPEGDRLLLWAGDGWREGYVGEAVVEVGLGSQAGYTLISRGPVVSEDLENEVRFRASPLLTEHGAKSGITTPIYLGELPWGVLGAHTTTRRTFSEEEVGFLQEVATIIGAALERSQTEREFEERAARARASERRFEFLADANSRLSSLTDDRAVLTGAAGLVVPDLADWCFVDVVEEDEARIHRLVLVRSGGPEGEDARRYEFDYPFGAGVSHGTPEVFRSGRSELIPRVNDALLRDVARSGEQLEILRRLEPVSYLCVPLRVRGRILGALGMASSSPERRYGEEDLALAEGLAYVTALALENSRLRLPESELVREIIERARKSPAVSASYQKGAPELTQRQLEVLRLLAQGKNAREIGEELYLSQATVRNHIRSLLQALGAHSQLEALAVARRLGLVPD; translated from the coding sequence ATGCAGGAGGCGCTGGGCGCGCTCGCCTTCCGGGCGCTCTCCGGCGGAGACGTCGTGGACGACCTCCTGCGGCAGGCGGCGCGTATCGTCACCAGGGTGCTGCGCGTCGAGTACTGCGAGATCGTCCAGCTCATACCCGAGGGAGACCGGCTGCTGCTGTGGGCCGGGGACGGTTGGCGGGAGGGGTACGTGGGGGAGGCCGTGGTGGAGGTCGGACTCGGTTCCCAGGCCGGTTACACCCTGATCTCCAGAGGCCCCGTCGTGTCCGAGGATTTGGAGAACGAGGTGCGTTTCAGGGCCTCGCCGCTGCTGACCGAGCACGGGGCCAAGAGCGGCATCACGACCCCCATCTACCTCGGCGAGCTGCCCTGGGGCGTGCTCGGGGCCCACACCACCACCAGACGCACCTTCAGCGAGGAGGAAGTCGGGTTCCTGCAGGAGGTCGCGACCATCATCGGCGCTGCGCTGGAGCGTTCACAGACCGAGCGTGAGTTCGAGGAGCGCGCCGCCAGGGCCCGTGCCTCCGAGCGGCGCTTCGAGTTCCTCGCCGATGCCAACTCGCGGCTCTCCTCTCTAACCGATGACCGGGCCGTGCTCACCGGCGCGGCGGGCCTGGTCGTGCCGGACCTGGCCGACTGGTGCTTCGTCGACGTGGTAGAGGAGGACGAAGCGAGGATACACAGGCTGGTGCTGGTCCGCTCCGGCGGACCCGAGGGGGAGGACGCAAGACGTTACGAGTTCGACTACCCCTTCGGCGCCGGCGTCTCCCACGGTACGCCCGAGGTCTTCAGGAGCGGGCGTTCGGAGTTGATCCCTCGGGTGAACGACGCTCTCCTGAGGGACGTAGCGCGCAGCGGAGAGCAGCTCGAGATCCTGCGGCGTCTGGAGCCGGTCTCTTACCTGTGCGTGCCGCTCAGGGTGAGGGGGCGCATCCTGGGGGCCCTGGGGATGGCCTCGTCCAGCCCAGAGCGCCGCTACGGGGAGGAGGATCTCGCGCTGGCCGAGGGGCTGGCGTACGTGACGGCGCTGGCCCTGGAGAACAGCCGGCTGCGCCTGCCGGAGTCCGAGCTTGTGCGCGAGATCATCGAGCGCGCCCGCAAGTCGCCGGCGGTCTCCGCCTCGTACCAGAAAGGAGCCCCCGAGCTCACGCAACGGCAGCTGGAGGTGTTGAGGCTGCTCGCGCAGGGCAAGAACGCGAGGGAGATAGGGGAGGAGCTCTACCTCTCTCAGGCCACCGTGAGGAACCACATCCGCTCTTTGTTGCAGGCGCTCGGGGCACACTCGCAGCTCGAGGCCCTCGCCGTCGCCCGCAGGCTCGGGCTCGTCCCCGACTAG
- a CDS encoding zinc-dependent alcohol dehydrogenase family protein: MKALVYHGPGKKSWESKPDPAIERPTDAIVRIDTTTICGTDLHILKGDVPEVAEGRTLGHEAVGTVVDAGTGVENFREGDKVLVSCISACGRCEYCRRGMYGQCLQGGGWILGHLVDGTQAEYVRIPFADNSLYRVPEGLSDEQVVFLSDILPTGYEVGVLNGNVEPGDTVAIVGAGPIGLAAVLTARLYGPSRIIAIDLAESRLEQARRFGADVTINDSTEDAVERVMELTGGLGANVAVEAVGVPETFELCTELVRPGGRVANVGVHGAPATLHLEKLWTRDVTITTGLVDTFSTPTLLRLVSEGRVDPTPFATHRFALEEIMDAYDTFADAAHTQALKVVLSAG, translated from the coding sequence GTGAAAGCGCTCGTCTACCACGGTCCGGGGAAGAAGAGCTGGGAGTCGAAGCCGGATCCCGCCATCGAGCGTCCGACGGACGCGATCGTGAGGATAGACACCACGACCATCTGCGGGACGGACCTGCATATCCTCAAGGGTGATGTCCCCGAGGTCGCCGAGGGACGCACGCTGGGCCATGAGGCGGTCGGCACGGTCGTCGACGCCGGGACGGGGGTGGAGAACTTCCGGGAAGGGGATAAGGTCCTCGTATCTTGCATCTCGGCCTGCGGGCGCTGCGAGTACTGCCGGCGGGGGATGTACGGCCAGTGCCTGCAGGGAGGCGGTTGGATCCTGGGGCACCTCGTGGACGGGACCCAGGCCGAGTACGTCCGGATCCCCTTCGCGGACAACAGCCTCTACCGGGTTCCGGAGGGGCTCTCCGACGAGCAGGTCGTCTTCCTCTCGGACATCCTCCCCACCGGCTACGAGGTGGGGGTGCTGAACGGGAACGTGGAGCCCGGTGATACGGTCGCGATCGTGGGGGCCGGCCCCATAGGGCTCGCCGCGGTGCTGACCGCGAGGCTCTACGGGCCGAGCAGGATCATCGCCATAGACCTCGCCGAGTCCCGCCTCGAGCAGGCCCGGCGCTTCGGTGCGGATGTGACGATCAACGACTCCACGGAGGACGCGGTCGAAAGGGTCATGGAGCTGACCGGCGGCCTCGGGGCCAACGTCGCCGTGGAGGCCGTCGGCGTCCCGGAGACCTTCGAGCTGTGCACCGAGCTCGTCCGTCCCGGCGGGCGCGTGGCCAACGTGGGCGTGCATGGCGCCCCGGCGACGCTGCATCTGGAGAAGCTCTGGACCAGGGACGTAACCATCACCACCGGCTTGGTCGACACGTTCTCCACCCCGACCCTGCTGCGGCTCGTGTCCGAGGGCCGGGTGGACCCGACCCCCTTCGCCACCCACCGCTTCGCGCTGGAAGAGATCATGGACGCCTACGACACCTTTGCCGATGCCGCGCATACGCAGGCGTTGAAGGTTGTCCTCTCGGCCGGCTGA
- a CDS encoding universal stress protein, with amino-acid sequence MFPVRMLVAVDGSEGARRAAMLGARLAAALGSELHVASVGRLPSGYGSPGWGPPHPNPEFDAVALARREAEERAREEALRLEEAGFAVIGVHAGTGDPESGIVALAEEIGAGLIVVGSRGLGALRRTLLGSVSEGVVRNARCSVLVARGDSLPEKVLLAVDGSSESAAAARMAAEICAASGGELHAVYVVEGMRLGPMAWDVDEARVRRRILAFLEGQTGPAQRKVVPRVHLKFGRADTGITELEESLGADLIVVGSRGLGGVRRALLGSVSGPVVRHAHCSVLVVHR; translated from the coding sequence ATGTTTCCTGTCAGGATGCTGGTGGCGGTGGACGGGTCGGAGGGGGCACGCCGCGCTGCGATGCTCGGTGCCCGACTCGCCGCGGCGCTCGGCTCGGAGCTGCACGTGGCGAGCGTCGGCCGGCTGCCGTCCGGTTACGGGTCGCCGGGCTGGGGACCGCCGCACCCGAACCCGGAGTTCGACGCCGTCGCGCTCGCGCGGCGGGAGGCGGAGGAGCGGGCCAGGGAGGAGGCCCTGAGGCTCGAGGAGGCGGGATTCGCCGTGATCGGGGTGCATGCCGGGACGGGGGACCCCGAGTCCGGGATCGTGGCGCTCGCGGAGGAGATCGGGGCCGGGCTCATCGTCGTCGGCAGCCGCGGCCTCGGCGCGCTCCGCCGCACCCTGCTCGGGAGCGTCTCCGAGGGCGTGGTGCGCAACGCGCGTTGCTCGGTGCTGGTGGCGCGGGGCGACTCCCTCCCCGAGAAGGTCCTGCTCGCCGTCGACGGCTCCAGCGAGTCCGCCGCGGCGGCCCGCATGGCCGCGGAGATCTGCGCCGCCTCCGGCGGCGAACTGCACGCCGTCTACGTCGTGGAGGGGATGCGTCTCGGGCCCATGGCGTGGGACGTGGACGAGGCGAGGGTCCGGCGCCGCATCCTCGCGTTCCTGGAGGGCCAGACGGGGCCGGCCCAGAGGAAGGTGGTGCCCCGGGTGCACCTGAAGTTCGGGAGGGCGGATACCGGGATAACGGAGCTGGAGGAGAGCCTGGGGGCGGACCTGATCGTCGTGGGGAGTCGGGGGCTGGGAGGGGTGCGCCGGGCCCTCCTCGGCAGCGTCTCCGGCCCGGTCGTCCGTCACGCCCACTGCTCCGTGCTGGTGGTTCACCGGTGA
- a CDS encoding FAD:protein FMN transferase, whose translation MGTEIRLVVVTDDPGPGDEALRRAVDDLESTEQALSRFRPESELSRLNREGAMIAGGRLRAAIEASVQAYEWSGGLLDPRVISSLEAFGYASSLPRSDVGVVTAPGGLEPVEMRRWIEEDTGRVTLPPGVRLDLAGVGKALAIGWAAMQLAGHAGLLVDVGGDIVALGRDERGDPWRVAVKHDKVVGEFSGDSLAVATSTTTLRAWKAGGRRAHHLIDPRTGAPVESDLLFATVAAPTIIEADLGAKLLILGGIEAAAALDERCRAVVTDRRGRTISLTGRRSAERAS comes from the coding sequence TTGGGCACCGAGATCCGGCTGGTGGTCGTGACGGACGATCCCGGGCCCGGTGACGAGGCGCTCCGGCGCGCGGTCGACGATCTGGAGAGCACCGAGCAGGCGCTCTCCCGCTTCCGTCCCGAAAGCGAACTCTCCCGGCTCAACCGGGAGGGGGCGATGATCGCCGGCGGCCGGCTCCGTGCTGCGATCGAAGCCTCCGTGCAGGCCTACGAGTGGTCGGGCGGGCTGCTCGACCCGCGTGTGATCTCCTCGCTCGAAGCCTTCGGCTACGCATCCTCCCTGCCCCGCAGCGACGTCGGCGTCGTCACCGCCCCGGGTGGCCTCGAGCCGGTGGAGATGCGGCGCTGGATCGAGGAGGACACCGGCAGGGTAACCCTCCCTCCGGGCGTCCGGCTGGACCTCGCAGGGGTCGGGAAGGCGCTCGCGATCGGGTGGGCGGCGATGCAGCTCGCCGGGCACGCCGGGCTGCTGGTGGACGTGGGGGGAGATATCGTGGCACTGGGCCGCGACGAGCGTGGAGACCCCTGGCGCGTCGCGGTGAAGCACGATAAGGTGGTGGGAGAGTTCTCGGGCGACTCTCTGGCCGTCGCGACCTCCACCACGACCCTGCGGGCGTGGAAGGCGGGCGGGCGCCGGGCCCACCACCTGATCGACCCGCGCACCGGCGCCCCGGTGGAGAGCGATCTGCTCTTCGCCACCGTCGCCGCACCCACGATCATCGAGGCGGACCTGGGCGCGAAGCTCCTCATCCTCGGCGGCATCGAGGCCGCGGCGGCGCTGGACGAGAGGTGCCGGGCGGTCGTCACCGACCGGCGGGGCCGGACCATCTCCCTCACCGGCCGACGGAGCGCGGAGCGAGCCTCGTGA